A region from the Vulpes lagopus strain Blue_001 chromosome 5, ASM1834538v1, whole genome shotgun sequence genome encodes:
- the NOTO gene encoding homeobox protein notochord, with protein MPSSAPRARRPPAPPGARDQPPRSGGSRAPRPPALPRRPPGPGTPRAPGRLDSSFSVEAILASPARRAPAAPRPGPAPSGFPATWLPAYLSAGLLQPCPQPPRPGLRLAPCCGLRGLGVTGLELAHCSGFWGTPDWAAAEELQDTERPQKRVRTMFNLKQLEELENVFTKQHNLVGKKRAQLAARLNLTENQVKVWFQNRRVKYQKQQRLKLPAVSAVAAPQDEPSSSSDNSIQREDTESGVDS; from the exons ATGCCCAGCTCGGCGCCGCGAGCCCGCCGGCCGCCCGCTCCCCCCGGCGCTCGGGACCAGCCCCCGCGCTCAGGCGGCTCCCgcgcgccccggccgcccgcgctCCCGCGccgccccccaggcccaggcACGCCCCGAGCTCCCGGGCGCCTCGACTCGTCCTTCTCCGTCGAGGCCATCCTGGccagccccgcccgccgcgcgcccgccgccccgcggcccggccccgcgccctccGGGTTTCCCGCGACGTGGCTGCCCGCCTACCTGAGCGCGGGTCTCCTCCAGCCTTGCCCCCAGCCGCCCCGGCCCGGGCTCCGCCTGGCTCCCTGCTGCGGCCTTCGGGGCCTCGGCGTCACAG GCTTAGAGCTGGCTCACTGCTCAGGCTTCTGGGGTACCCCAGACTGGGCTGCAGCAGAGGAACTTCAGGACACTGAGAGACCCCAAAAGAGGGTTCGGACTATGTTTAACTTGAAGCAGCTGGAAGAGTTGGAGAACGTCTTTACAAAGCAGCACAATCTTGTGGGGAAGAAGAGAGCTCAGCTAGCAGCCCGGCTCAACCTTACAGAGAATCAG GTGAAGGTCTGGTTCCAAAACCGCAGGGTCAAGTATCAGAAGCAGCAAAGGCTGAAGCTGCCAGCTGTATCTGCCGTGGCTGCCCCCCAGGATGAGCCCTCCAGCAGCTCTGACAACAGCATACAGAGAGAAGACACTGAGTCAGGAGTGGACAGCTGA